A single window of Candidatus Hydrogenedentota bacterium DNA harbors:
- the istA gene encoding IS21 family transposase — MRKIREVLRLSLGGRLSARAVAVSCGMGRTAVLEYVRRAARAGLSWPLPEGLADDTLEALLFPPAAPAEGDRPLPVWQEVYDSLTGKGVRLYLLWEGYRALHPAGYGYSRFCELYRDWAGKLPVWMRQEHKAGEKLFVDYAGMTMPVTDRETGEVRQAQIFVAALEVSGYTFAEATWTQTLPDFIASHVRALEFFGGCPALVVPDNLRSAVSRPYRYGPEITPVYTELAVHYGVAILPALVRKPRDKAKAESSVLGVERRVLAALRERTFISLAELNAAIAPLLLVYNIRAFQQREDSRRSQFEAFDAPALEPLPRTRHEYAEWLKARVSLDYHIRADGHCYSVPYWLVKGEVQVRMTATHVEIFLNNTRVASHLRSHQKDRHSTCREHMPKGHQAHAEWPPERIKHWVGQAGPATAEVAQAIMDARPHPEQGFRASMGLKRLGDTLGAEPLEAACARAPALQSPSYQSVKPIPAKGLDREPPPQLEPPMPLIEHEAAYYQ, encoded by the coding sequence ATGCGCAAGATTCGAGAAGTGTTGCGGTTGAGTTTGGGCGGGCGGCTGAGCGCCCGCGCGGTAGCGGTTAGTTGCGGGATGGGCCGGACGGCCGTGCTGGAGTATGTGCGGCGGGCGGCCCGCGCCGGGCTGTCGTGGCCGCTGCCGGAGGGGTTGGCGGACGATACGCTGGAGGCCTTGCTGTTTCCGCCCGCCGCACCGGCCGAGGGCGACCGCCCGCTGCCGGTGTGGCAGGAGGTGTATGACTCGCTCACGGGCAAGGGGGTGAGGCTGTACCTGTTGTGGGAGGGGTACCGGGCGCTGCATCCGGCGGGCTACGGGTACAGCCGCTTCTGCGAACTATACCGGGACTGGGCGGGCAAGCTGCCGGTGTGGATGCGGCAGGAGCACAAGGCGGGGGAAAAGCTGTTCGTGGATTATGCGGGCATGACGATGCCGGTCACGGACCGCGAGACGGGCGAGGTCCGTCAGGCCCAGATCTTCGTGGCGGCGCTGGAGGTCAGCGGCTACACTTTCGCGGAGGCGACCTGGACCCAGACCCTGCCCGACTTCATCGCCTCCCACGTCCGCGCCCTTGAATTCTTCGGCGGCTGCCCGGCGCTGGTGGTGCCGGACAACCTGCGCAGCGCCGTGTCGCGCCCGTACCGCTACGGCCCCGAGATCACCCCGGTCTACACGGAACTGGCGGTCCACTACGGCGTGGCGATCCTGCCTGCGCTGGTGCGCAAGCCTCGGGACAAGGCCAAGGCGGAGTCGAGCGTCCTAGGCGTGGAGCGACGCGTCCTGGCCGCGCTGCGGGAGCGGACCTTCATCAGCCTGGCGGAACTCAACGCGGCTATCGCCCCGTTACTGTTGGTGTATAACATCCGCGCGTTCCAGCAGCGGGAGGATTCGCGCCGGAGCCAGTTCGAGGCCTTCGACGCGCCCGCGCTAGAGCCCCTTCCCCGGACCCGCCACGAGTACGCGGAGTGGCTCAAGGCCCGCGTCAGCCTCGACTACCACATCCGCGCCGACGGCCACTGTTACAGTGTGCCGTACTGGCTCGTGAAGGGGGAGGTTCAGGTGCGTATGACCGCCACCCATGTGGAGATATTCCTCAACAATACCAGGGTCGCCAGCCACCTCCGCTCCCACCAGAAGGATCGCCACAGCACATGCCGCGAGCACATGCCCAAGGGCCACCAGGCCCACGCCGAATGGCCCCCCGAACGCATCAAACACTGGGTCGGGCAGGCTGGCCCCGCCACCGCCGAGGTGGCCCAGGCCATCATGGACGCGCGCCCCCATCCCGAGCAGGGATTCCGCGCCAGCATGGGCCTCAAGCGCCTGGGCGACACACTGGGCGCGGAGCCCCTCGAAGCCGCGTGCGCCCGCGCCCCGGCCCTGCAATCACCGTCCTACCAGAGCGTCAAGCCCATCCCTGCGAAGGGACTCGACCGCGAGCCCCCGCCCCAACTCGAGCCACCCATGCCGCTCATCGAGCACGAGGCGGCTTATTACCAATAA
- a CDS encoding ATP-binding protein — translation MHQERKHTPMLLHPTLDKLAAKLRQSATIEDIDLRTPRGIDKVALLALAGCAWLRKHHNLIITGPTGTGKSYIACALGDRACREGYRVLYYRAPRALPGARHSPGRRLLRPPPARPRPHRPPHSRRLGHRPLTDEQRKDLFEVVEDPYDRKSTLIAAQLPTQHWHQLIGDPTLADSLLDRLIHNAYAITLKGESMRKKRAQNLIPEAPSGTNS, via the coding sequence ATGCACCAAGAAAGGAAACACACACCCATGCTCCTTCACCCGACCCTGGACAAGCTCGCCGCCAAACTGCGCCAGAGCGCAACCATCGAGGACATCGACCTGCGCACGCCGCGCGGCATCGACAAAGTCGCCCTGCTCGCCCTCGCCGGCTGCGCTTGGCTGCGCAAGCATCACAACCTCATCATTACCGGGCCCACCGGAACCGGCAAAAGCTACATCGCCTGCGCTCTGGGAGACCGCGCCTGCCGCGAGGGCTACCGCGTCCTCTACTACCGCGCCCCCCGGGCTCTTCCAGGAGCTCGCCATAGCCCGGGGCGACGGCTGCTACGACCGCCTCCTGCGCGCCCTCGCCCGCACCGACCTCCTCATTCTCGACGACTGGGGCACCGCCCCCTGACCGACGAACAGCGAAAAGACCTCTTCGAAGTCGTCGAAGACCCCTACGACCGCAAGAGTACCCTCATCGCAGCACAACTACCCACCCAGCACTGGCACCAGCTCATCGGAGACCCAACACTCGCCGACTCCCTGCTTGACAGACTCATCCACAACGCCTACGCCATCACTCTAAAGGGGGAGTCCATGCGAAAGAAAAGAGCCCAAAACTTGATTCCCGAAGCGCCATCGGGTACGAACTCATAG
- a CDS encoding UDP-N-acetylmuramate--L-alanine ligase: protein MTGQKRSVHFVGVGGIGMSGLAEILLNLGYEVSGSDLAPSPITTRLESLGLVFHQGHSAQHIGNAGILVVSAAVAADNAEICAARSRNIPVMHRSDLLADLMRLKPNAVAVGGTHGKTTTTSMISAILDVANIGATSIVGGILHRSGTNARWGTGAYLVAEADEHDGSFLRLHPTIAVVTNIDAEHLEYYGTLDQIKRAFTEFCNGVPFYGYAILCGDDPACASIVKDLDSITLTYGLGEGHSLQAANVRLADPDPEASIADRLKSAATVFDVISYDERLPETGRLGTITVHALGENNVRNALAACAVGLCLGMRFPAIAAGIRHFDGVGRRLQYCGEVRGVTVVEDYAHHPTEIASTLEAVRWLKPRRVLAVFQPHLYSRTKYFCDDFARVLSALDRAIVTEIYPSREAPLPGVDAGMIVDAAHRLGAPHVELIKDMNTVPGALAPALETGDLVLILGAGDINRIAKPLLAALGDR, encoded by the coding sequence ATGACCGGTCAGAAGAGAAGTGTGCACTTTGTCGGGGTAGGCGGGATCGGTATGAGCGGACTCGCCGAGATTCTCCTGAACCTCGGCTATGAGGTTTCTGGCTCCGATCTCGCCCCTTCACCCATCACCACACGACTCGAATCGCTCGGACTCGTCTTCCATCAGGGCCACAGCGCCCAGCACATCGGAAATGCCGGAATTCTTGTCGTATCCGCCGCCGTTGCCGCGGACAACGCCGAAATCTGCGCCGCGCGTTCGCGCAATATCCCCGTCATGCACCGTAGCGACCTGCTGGCCGATCTCATGCGGCTCAAACCCAATGCGGTTGCCGTCGGCGGCACCCATGGCAAAACCACCACCACCTCCATGATCAGCGCGATTCTGGACGTGGCCAACATCGGGGCCACCAGCATTGTCGGCGGTATTCTTCACCGAAGCGGCACGAACGCGCGCTGGGGTACCGGCGCCTATCTCGTGGCCGAGGCCGATGAGCACGATGGTTCCTTCCTGCGGCTCCACCCGACGATCGCCGTGGTGACCAATATTGACGCGGAACATCTGGAATATTATGGCACCCTCGATCAGATCAAACGCGCCTTCACCGAATTCTGCAATGGCGTGCCCTTCTATGGCTACGCCATCCTCTGCGGGGACGATCCGGCCTGCGCCTCGATCGTCAAGGACCTGGACAGTATCACGCTGACCTACGGCCTCGGCGAGGGCCACTCTCTCCAGGCGGCCAACGTGCGCCTGGCCGATCCCGATCCCGAAGCCTCCATCGCGGATCGCCTGAAGAGCGCGGCCACCGTTTTCGATGTGATCAGCTATGACGAGCGCTTGCCCGAGACCGGCCGCCTCGGCACGATCACCGTGCACGCGCTGGGCGAAAACAATGTGCGCAACGCCCTCGCCGCCTGCGCCGTCGGGCTCTGTCTCGGCATGCGCTTTCCCGCCATCGCCGCCGGCATTCGACACTTCGATGGCGTGGGGCGCCGCCTCCAGTATTGCGGTGAAGTGCGTGGCGTAACCGTGGTTGAAGACTACGCCCACCATCCCACCGAAATCGCAAGCACGCTCGAAGCCGTGCGCTGGCTTAAGCCCCGCCGCGTGCTCGCCGTTTTTCAGCCCCACCTCTACAGCCGGACCAAGTATTTCTGCGATGATTTCGCGCGGGTACTTTCCGCGCTGGATCGCGCCATCGTCACCGAGATCTATCCGTCCCGCGAAGCCCCACTTCCGGGCGTCGACGCCGGTATGATCGTGGATGCGGCCCACCGCCTCGGCGCACCCCACGTGGAACTTATAAAGGACATGAACACCGTGCCGGGCGCGCTCGCGCCCGCCCTGGAAACAGGGGATCTCGTGCTCATCCTGGGCGCGGGCGACATTAACCGAATTGCAAAGCCGCTCCTCGCGGCCCTGGGAGATCGATGA
- a CDS encoding FtsQ-type POTRA domain-containing protein — protein MMPLVAAHMTGRRRSGGFRRRLRQSVFFVEAGFCVFAVALFVYAFYHFAINSPRYRVQDIIVFGNTAVSSEEVVAATQITTADSLLFLDKAAVAKRVASIPYVASAEVQRELPSTLIIHLTERQAAATLLAGRRAFLIDRDGVVLKESDPGAPVLEPLITNAPGLGVISAGIRLEEPAVQEALKLWEAYSQAPIASEVNLSEISAEGPMNLTMIWDEAPYEVRWGRSDYKKQAERLSILWKEKGGLLPCQEYLDLRFDQDLVCR, from the coding sequence ATGATGCCATTGGTCGCCGCCCACATGACGGGAAGGCGCCGCTCCGGCGGGTTTCGCCGGCGATTGCGCCAGTCCGTATTCTTTGTCGAGGCCGGGTTCTGCGTCTTCGCCGTCGCCCTCTTCGTCTACGCCTTCTATCACTTCGCCATCAACTCGCCCCGTTACCGCGTCCAGGACATCATTGTTTTCGGCAACACCGCCGTCAGCTCGGAGGAGGTCGTGGCCGCCACCCAGATCACCACGGCGGACAGCCTCCTTTTTCTGGACAAGGCCGCCGTGGCCAAGCGCGTGGCCTCCATCCCTTATGTGGCGTCGGCCGAAGTGCAGCGGGAACTGCCCAGCACCCTCATTATCCACCTCACCGAGCGCCAGGCCGCGGCCACGCTCCTGGCGGGCCGCCGCGCCTTCCTGATTGATCGCGACGGCGTCGTGCTCAAGGAAAGCGATCCGGGCGCGCCGGTGCTCGAGCCCCTCATCACCAACGCGCCCGGACTCGGCGTCATCAGCGCCGGTATCCGCCTCGAAGAGCCCGCGGTCCAGGAGGCGCTCAAGCTCTGGGAGGCCTATTCGCAGGCGCCCATCGCCTCCGAGGTCAACCTCTCGGAAATTTCCGCCGAAGGCCCCATGAACCTCACCATGATTTGGGACGAAGCCCCCTACGAAGTGCGCTGGGGCCGCAGCGACTATAAGAAGCAGGCCGAACGCCTCAGTATTCTCTGGAAGGAAAAGGGCGGCCTGTTGCCCTGCCAGGAGTACCTCGATTTGCGTTTCGATCAGGACTTGGTATGCCGATGA